The following proteins come from a genomic window of Mauremys mutica isolate MM-2020 ecotype Southern chromosome 7, ASM2049712v1, whole genome shotgun sequence:
- the NAA80 gene encoding N-alpha-acetyltransferase 80, whose product MGSVSELFTAVPLHQRPDLVEVCAELINEEWKKSKTSRMYSLQKSTDNFPMCLVLIKTQRATEAAEEGKMAKTQLLGHARLSRVVSHPESLFVETVVVSRALRGQGYGRKLMEATERYAKSRGFRHLHLTTHDKQHFYAHLGYTTSEPVQSMGFMSSLVPMEFLQMFSSPPPHARAPAWGLGKPSPTTSHLSRTSGANLPPLPSSTPPAQCTTIVCPPPPPPPLPPSLSPPTCSLNFSQSAIPPPLPLPPSPHHASPFHSKTAAAGLPPPPPLPAPAAHVSSAHFPPPPPGPPPRLLPLPGQPGSPGPIASSPAGKEPYDHSLLKTPYRDLRGLPIFWMKKDI is encoded by the coding sequence ATGGGCTCAGTTTCGGAGCTGTTCACGGCAGTTCCCCTTCACCAGAGGCCGGATCTGGTGGAGGTCTGTGCCGAGCTCATCAACGAAGAGTGGAAGAAAAGCAAGACCTCTCGCATGTACTCACTCCAGAAGTCCACAGACAACTTCCCCATGTGTCTGGTGCTGATTAAAACCCAAAGGGCCACAGAGGCTGCTGAGGAAGGGAAGATGGCAAAGACCCAGCTCCTTGGGCACGCCAGGTTGTCCCGCGTAGTCAGCCACCCCGAGAGCTTGTTTGTGGAAACGGTAGTGGTTTCCAGGGCGCTGCGGGGCCAGGGGTATGGCCGGAAGCTGATGGAAGCCACCGAGCGCTACGCCAAGTCCCGTGGCTTCAGGCACCTGCATCTCACCACACATGACAAGCAGCACTTCTATGCCCACCTGGGCTACACCACATCTGAGCCGGTGCAGAGCATGGGGTTCATGAGCTCCCTGGTCCCCATGGAGTTCCTGCAGATGTTCTCCAGCCCCCCTCCTCATGCTAGAGCACCTGCTTGGGGACTGGGAAAGCCCAGCCCCACCACCTCCCATCTTAGCAGAACTTCAGGAGCCAACCTGCCTCCACTACCgtcctccacaccccctgcccagtgcaccaCCATTGTGTGCCCACCACCACCTCCGCCACCATTGCCACCGTCTCTGTCTCCACCGACCTGCTCTTTAAACTTCTCACAATCTGCCATTCCTCCTCCACTCCCCTTGCCACCTTCACCTCACCATGCTTCCCCTTTCCATTCCaagactgctgctgctgggctccctcccccaccccctttaccTGCACCAGCTGCCCATGTAAGCTCTGCACactttccgccccctccccctggtcCTCCACCACGCCTCCTCCCTCTGCCAGGCCAACCAGGTTCTCCTGGCCCCATCGCCTCCAGTCCAGCAGGGAAGGAGCCCTATGATCACAGCCTCCTGAAGACACCGTACCGCGACCTCAGAGGGCTCCCCATCTTCTGGATGAAGAAGGACATTTGA